Genomic segment of bacterium:
CCTGATCAAGCTGCTGGTGCCCGAGTTGCCGGTACCGGTAGAACTGCAAGCGACAGCGGGACTGAGCAAGGGGACCGGGGCGTCTCGGAACAACAGCCAAACGGGCAAAATCAAAAAAATGGCGGTCTCCGCACCCACTTTGGCCATGGCCAAAAAAGAAAAAAACGGCTCGACGAAAAGAGCCATCCACTTTTAACTCGAGATATCGCATGTGCGGCATCAGCGGCATTTTGCGCTGGACGGGGTCTCGCCCTGAAGACCCCAGATGGGTGGCAGGCATGGTGCACCGTCTCGGCCATCGCGGCCCGGACGGCAGAGGGCTGTATTTGGACGATTGGATCAGCCTGGGGCACACCCGTCTGAGCCTGATCGATCTCAAAGGCGGTTTTCAGCCCATCAGCAATGAAGAGGGCGGCCTGTGGCTGGTGTGCAACGGCGAGATCTACAACTATATCGAATTGCGCCAGCAGCTGCGCCAACAAGGACATCAGTTCTGCAGCGATTCGGACGTCGAGGTGATCGTTCATCTCTATGAGATCTTTGGCGATGACTTTATCCATTATCTCAACGGCCAGTTCGCTCTGGCGCTGTGGGACCAACGGCGTCAACGGTTGATCCTGGCGCGGGATCATATCGGCATCTGCCCGCTTTATTATTATCAGGATGCGGATCGCTTTATCTTCGCTTCAGAGATCAAAGCGCTCCTGCAGCTGCCGGACCTTCCGCACGCATGGAATTTTCCCGCGCTGCTGCAAACGTTCACGTTCTGGTCGCCTCTGCCGGGAGACACCCCTTTCGCCGGCATCCAGGAGGTCAAGCCCGGCTGCCTCCAGATCTTGACCAGGGGGTCCTGTTTGGAGAAAAAATGGTGGTCCTGTTCATTCGCCCCTGAGCCGGAAGAGATCCTCACGGATCCCGATGAAGCAGGGGAGGCGCTTCACGAGCTTTTAACCGATGCGGTCCGAATCCGTCTGCGTGCGGATGTTCCGGTCGGCGCCTATCTGAGCGGCGGGCTCGATTCATCGATCACCACCGCCCTGATGCACCGAGTCCATGCCGGGCGATTAAAGACGTTCTCCATCGGCTTTGAGAACGAGCCGTTTGATGAGACGCCCTATCAGGATGCCATGATTCAACATCTGCATACCGAACATTCGCGGATCCGCTGCAGCGATGAGGAGATCGCCCGGGCGTTGCCCCAGGCGGTGCTTCTGGCGGAAAAACCCCTGCTGCGCTCCGCCCCGGCGCCTATGTGGCTTCTTTCCAAGCTGGTGCAGCAGGAGGGTTTTAAAGTCGTACTGACCGGCGAAGGGGCGGACGAATATTTCAGCGGCTATAACATCTACAAAGAGACAAAAATCCGCGCCTTTATCGCCCGCCGGCCTGAATCGGCAAAGCGCAAAAAGCTGCTGCAAAAACTCTATCCGTATCTGGAACAGGGAAAAGCGCGCCAAACGGCCTTCTGGCAGGACTATTTTCTCAAAGACGTCTCTGCCACAGACGACCTCTATTACTCTCATCGTCTTCGCTGGCAGAACGGGCCCTTCATCCGCCAATTTCTCCTCCCCGAATTACTGCACACCTGGGAAGGATATGACCCGTTGGAGGATCTCGACAGCCGCATGAATGCACAGCTCCTGGGCCTTGCTCCATTGGCCAGAGCGCATGTACTGGAGACCGGCGTCTTTTTGCCCGGATATCTGATCAGCTCCCAGGGGGATCGCATGCTGATGGCCCACGGCATTGAAGGCCGATACCCCTTTCTCGACAAACGCGTGATCCATTTGGCCACCCGGCTGACGCCTGGGTTGAAATTAAAAGCGCTGAATGAAAAATGGATTTTAAAAAAGACCTTTGGCCCCCTGCTGCCCAAGGCGATCGTGGCACGCGACAAACAACCCTATCGCGCACCCATCCGCGGCCTGGTCCAGGCCGGTGAACAGAACAGCTGGCATCATCTCGACCAGGCCAGGATTCGGCAGGGCGGGCTTTTCAACATTGAACGGGTTGAGCGGCTGAAACGCAAGATCCTGGACCACCAGGCGATCGTATCCGCACGGGATGAGATGGCGGTGCTTGCAGTCATTACTCTGCATATGCTGCAGGACTCTTTTATCTTTGATCACCAGGAATGTCTGCAATCGGATGAACGGCTCTATCCAACCATCGACCGAAGATCCGCAGAATCGCGCAAACGGGATGCCGGTCACCGCACTACGGTTGCATCCCAGTGGATGATCGGTTAACCGGCGGTCGAATAGTGCAGGATTTTTAAGTCTGTGACCCATTCCAGGAAAAAGGTTGTTAAACCGCTCGTAATGCAGAAATACCTGAATGCGGAAACCCTCTATGACTCAAGTATTTGACGCAGAACAGACCAGTGCGGAGCTGGAGAAATGGATTCGTTCCTCTGTTCAGCAAACTCTGAAAAAACGCGGCGCCGTCGTCGGCATCAGCGGCGGCATCGATTCCAGCGTGGTGGCCAGCCTCTGCTGCCGTGCCCTGGGTGCTCAGCGCGTGGTGGGCATCGCCATGCCGGAAAAAGACTCCAGCCCGGAGAGCCTGACGTTAGCCCGGCGGCTGGCCCAACGGCTGAATATGGAGCTGGCCGTCGAAGATTTGACGCCCGCCCTGGAAAGTCTGGGCGCGTATCGACGGCGCGATGCAGCGGTCAAACGGGTTTTCCCTGATTACCGCGCCGGACAAGGATTCAAGATCACCCTGCAGTCCAAGCCGCTGGAATCCAACACCTTGAATGTGTTTCAGATCACGCGGGTGGATGAACAGGGCGACGAAACTTCCGTCCGGCTGAACTATGCCGAATACGCGCAGATCGTGGCCGCCTCCAACATGAAACAACGTTTGCGTATGACTACGCTGTACTATCACGCGGAACAGCGCAATTATGCGGTGGCGGGCACCGGCAATAAAAATGAAATTCAATTGGGCTTTTTCGTCAAATACGGGGATGGCGGTTCGGATCTGGTTCCCCTCGGCCATCTGTACAAATCGCAGATCTTTCAGCTCGCCGAATATCTGCAGATCCCCCGCGAGATCATCTTGAGGAAACCGACGACTGACACCTATCCGGCTGAAGTGACGCAGGAGGACTTTTTTTTCCGTGTCTCGTTTACGACCCTGGATGCAATCTGGGAAAAAATGGAAAACGGCGGCGATGCAAAAACGATCGCCCGGCGTCTGCAGCTGTCACCCCTGCAGGCGCAACGGGTGATGGACGACATCCGACAAAAACATGCCAACACCCGTTATCTGCGCCTCCCCCCGTTGACGTTTCCCCCGCCGGCGCCTGAAGGGGACGACGAGCAGCGGAGCAGAGCGGGGGACCAAGAGGTCAAGCCAGCCCGGTAAGACGGCGGCAGAAAACCGTATCACACCAGGACAGCAGGTGAAAGGAAGAACTTTATGCCGATCCAAGAGGTGATCCGCAAGTACATTGTGGAAAATTTTTTATTCGGCGATGACGTGGGGTTGCAGGACAATGACCCCTTACGGGAAAAAGGCATCATCGATTCCACAGGAGTGCTGGAGTTGATCAGTTTTTTGGAGAGCCAGTTTTCCATCGTCGTCGAAGATCTGGAGATTATCCCGGAAAATCTGGATACGATCGCGCGCATGAGCGCCTTTGTGGCGGCTAAACAAGAGGGAAAACCGGTACAGCATTGGGAGATGGGGTACCAAAAGGAGGATATCCATGCCTGATGCCAGAAGACGTACGCGGAAGGTTTGGCAACAAGCGGAGTGAATGCATGAACATACTCTTTCTA
This window contains:
- the asnB gene encoding asparagine synthase (glutamine-hydrolyzing) — protein: MCGISGILRWTGSRPEDPRWVAGMVHRLGHRGPDGRGLYLDDWISLGHTRLSLIDLKGGFQPISNEEGGLWLVCNGEIYNYIELRQQLRQQGHQFCSDSDVEVIVHLYEIFGDDFIHYLNGQFALALWDQRRQRLILARDHIGICPLYYYQDADRFIFASEIKALLQLPDLPHAWNFPALLQTFTFWSPLPGDTPFAGIQEVKPGCLQILTRGSCLEKKWWSCSFAPEPEEILTDPDEAGEALHELLTDAVRIRLRADVPVGAYLSGGLDSSITTALMHRVHAGRLKTFSIGFENEPFDETPYQDAMIQHLHTEHSRIRCSDEEIARALPQAVLLAEKPLLRSAPAPMWLLSKLVQQEGFKVVLTGEGADEYFSGYNIYKETKIRAFIARRPESAKRKKLLQKLYPYLEQGKARQTAFWQDYFLKDVSATDDLYYSHRLRWQNGPFIRQFLLPELLHTWEGYDPLEDLDSRMNAQLLGLAPLARAHVLETGVFLPGYLISSQGDRMLMAHGIEGRYPFLDKRVIHLATRLTPGLKLKALNEKWILKKTFGPLLPKAIVARDKQPYRAPIRGLVQAGEQNSWHHLDQARIRQGGLFNIERVERLKRKILDHQAIVSARDEMAVLAVITLHMLQDSFIFDHQECLQSDERLYPTIDRRSAESRKRDAGHRTTVASQWMIG
- the nadE gene encoding NAD(+) synthase: MRKPSMTQVFDAEQTSAELEKWIRSSVQQTLKKRGAVVGISGGIDSSVVASLCCRALGAQRVVGIAMPEKDSSPESLTLARRLAQRLNMELAVEDLTPALESLGAYRRRDAAVKRVFPDYRAGQGFKITLQSKPLESNTLNVFQITRVDEQGDETSVRLNYAEYAQIVAASNMKQRLRMTTLYYHAEQRNYAVAGTGNKNEIQLGFFVKYGDGGSDLVPLGHLYKSQIFQLAEYLQIPREIILRKPTTDTYPAEVTQEDFFFRVSFTTLDAIWEKMENGGDAKTIARRLQLSPLQAQRVMDDIRQKHANTRYLRLPPLTFPPPAPEGDDEQRSRAGDQEVKPAR
- a CDS encoding acyl carrier protein; the protein is MPIQEVIRKYIVENFLFGDDVGLQDNDPLREKGIIDSTGVLELISFLESQFSIVVEDLEIIPENLDTIARMSAFVAAKQEGKPVQHWEMGYQKEDIHA